One window of the Sphaerochaeta associata genome contains the following:
- the mmsB gene encoding multiple monosaccharide ABC transporter permease, with translation MRHSLGIKDTVKKNSMLIVLLATMVLFQVLISSSGRGSLFAPSNISNLISQNSYVVILASGMLLCILTGGNIDLSVGSVVALVGALAGTLVVNLHWNIYLSIVICLLTGLAIGAWQGFWIAYVRIPPFITTLAGMLLWRGVALLILNGLTISPFPAEYTRYFNSFLPNTEDAATIFSFTVIVGVVICLIYGFWALFDRYTKKKKGYATEPLAITLVKVVLLSVAVLVVFSLLGRHKGVPVVLILLAVIVLGYSYFTARTVPGRHLYAMGGNEKAAKLSGVDTNRVLFFAYANMGFLSAVAALVGVARFNSAAPTAGTNYEMDAIGSCFIGGASAYGGTGTIGGAIIGAIFMGVLNNGMSILGIDANWQKAVKGIVVLAAVVFDVLSKKRAKSS, from the coding sequence ATGAGACACAGCCTAGGCATCAAGGATACCGTGAAGAAGAACTCCATGCTCATCGTTCTTCTGGCCACCATGGTTCTCTTCCAAGTGCTCATCAGCAGCAGCGGAAGGGGATCACTGTTTGCACCCTCCAATATTTCCAATCTCATCAGCCAAAACTCGTATGTCGTCATTTTGGCAAGCGGTATGTTGCTGTGCATCCTTACCGGTGGAAACATCGACCTCTCCGTGGGTTCGGTCGTCGCCTTGGTAGGAGCCTTGGCAGGAACCCTGGTGGTCAACCTGCATTGGAACATCTATCTGTCGATAGTGATTTGTCTTTTAACAGGGCTTGCCATCGGCGCATGGCAGGGCTTCTGGATCGCCTATGTCCGCATCCCTCCTTTCATCACCACCCTTGCGGGGATGCTGTTGTGGCGCGGAGTGGCCTTGCTGATTCTCAACGGCCTGACCATTTCCCCCTTCCCTGCTGAATACACAAGGTATTTCAACAGCTTCCTCCCCAACACCGAAGATGCTGCGACAATTTTCTCCTTTACGGTCATCGTCGGAGTCGTCATCTGTTTGATCTATGGATTCTGGGCTCTTTTTGACCGATACACCAAGAAAAAGAAGGGATACGCAACCGAACCTCTGGCCATCACGTTGGTCAAGGTCGTCTTGCTTTCGGTAGCTGTTCTGGTAGTATTTTCCCTGCTTGGAAGGCATAAGGGAGTACCTGTTGTATTGATCCTGCTTGCCGTCATTGTATTGGGCTACAGCTACTTCACCGCCCGAACGGTACCGGGCAGGCACCTGTATGCGATGGGCGGCAATGAGAAGGCTGCAAAACTCTCCGGTGTCGATACCAACAGGGTGCTTTTCTTTGCATACGCCAATATGGGATTTCTCTCGGCGGTTGCAGCCTTGGTGGGTGTGGCACGCTTCAACTCGGCCGCCCCGACTGCAGGCACCAACTACGAGATGGATGCCATCGGATCCTGCTTCATCGGCGGTGCAAGTGCCTACGGTGGAACCGGTACCATCGGAGGGGCGATCATCGGAGCCATTTTCATGGGTGTCCTGAACAACGGAATGTCCATCCTCGGCATCGATGCCAACTGGCAAAAGGCTGTGAAAGGTATTGTAGTACTTGCGGCGGTAGTCTTTGATGTTCTCAGCAAAAAACGGGCGAAATCGAGCTAG
- a CDS encoding LacI family DNA-binding transcriptional regulator: MAVTIRDIAKKAGVSRGTVDRVLHNRKGVNEEVASRIRAIANELGFIPNLAGKALATRKQPLRIGCLLPSIGNPFFADVIAGFRQAERELSDFGVSVDIMEVKSFDRSVHLDAIETLQSKRYDGLCVTTINVEPVIAAIDKITEAGTTVVTVNTDISDTHRLCYVGPDYYLGGTTASGLLSLVCKQQEQKILIVTGSFNIKGHQERIRGFLEGLSTRRMEHTIVDIIESLDDNEKAYERTISCLRRNPQINCLYLTAAGVQGACKAVQELGKTGIIRILCFDDIPSTKALIKEGVITFTICQEPQRQGYDAIQKLFFHLMNQQEPVVDTITRTIIKIRENLDD, from the coding sequence ATGGCTGTTACGATTAGAGATATTGCAAAGAAGGCAGGGGTATCCAGGGGAACGGTGGACCGGGTACTCCACAATAGAAAGGGTGTCAATGAGGAGGTTGCCTCCCGGATTCGGGCTATAGCCAACGAGCTTGGGTTCATTCCCAATCTTGCAGGCAAAGCCTTGGCGACCCGCAAGCAACCTCTGAGGATCGGCTGTCTGCTTCCCAGCATAGGCAACCCGTTCTTTGCAGATGTCATTGCAGGCTTCAGGCAGGCTGAACGGGAACTCTCCGATTTCGGTGTCTCTGTCGATATAATGGAGGTGAAGTCGTTCGATCGATCGGTGCATCTCGATGCTATCGAGACGCTGCAGAGCAAACGCTACGATGGGTTGTGCGTCACCACCATAAACGTTGAGCCTGTCATTGCAGCAATCGATAAGATCACCGAAGCCGGCACTACCGTGGTTACCGTCAATACCGATATCAGCGATACGCATCGCCTCTGTTATGTGGGACCGGATTATTATCTGGGGGGCACTACGGCAAGCGGGCTGCTCAGCCTGGTTTGCAAGCAGCAGGAGCAGAAAATCCTCATCGTCACCGGTTCGTTCAACATCAAGGGACACCAAGAGCGCATCAGGGGTTTTCTCGAAGGCCTATCCACCCGCCGGATGGAGCATACCATCGTAGATATCATCGAAAGCCTTGATGACAACGAAAAGGCATACGAGCGGACGATTTCCTGCCTGAGAAGGAACCCTCAGATCAACTGTCTCTATTTAACCGCTGCAGGTGTGCAGGGCGCATGTAAAGCTGTACAGGAATTAGGAAAGACTGGCATCATCCGCATACTCTGCTTTGATGATATTCCCAGCACAAAGGCCTTGATCAAGGAAGGGGTGATCACTTTCACCATTTGTCAGGAACCTCAACGACAGGGCTACGATGCAATTCAAAAGCTGTTTTTTCATCTGATGAACCAGCAGGAGCCTGTCGTTGATACCATTACCAGAACAATCATCAAGATTCGGGAGAATCTCGACGATTGA
- the chvE gene encoding multiple monosaccharide ABC transporter substrate-binding protein — MKKSLCVLLMVLLTVATLFGAGTKEDASVIKIGVSMPTQSLQRWNQDGANMKSQLEAAGYKVDLQYAGDNDIPTQVAQLENMITTGCKVLVIASIDGSALSEVLKQAKAKNIAVIAYDRLIMNTDAVTYYATFDNFKVGTIQGTYIRDALKLDSTPGPYYIELFTGSPDDNNINFFFGGAMSILEPYIKSGKLIVRSGQTTKAQVATLNWSTEEAQKRMENLITANNYGPKGNRLDAVYSSNDSIANGLTNALVAAGYTKDNFPIITGQDCDKPSVKNMLMGLQSMSIFKDTRTLASKVVEMVNSIVKGEKVDINDTETYNNGVKVVPSYLCDPVFATVDNYKALLIDSGYYTEADLKI; from the coding sequence ATGAAAAAGAGTTTGTGTGTACTCTTGATGGTGTTGCTCACAGTAGCAACTCTCTTCGGAGCAGGTACGAAAGAAGATGCCTCTGTAATCAAGATCGGCGTTTCCATGCCCACCCAGAGCCTGCAGCGCTGGAATCAGGATGGAGCGAACATGAAGAGCCAGCTCGAAGCAGCCGGATACAAAGTTGACTTGCAGTATGCAGGCGACAATGACATTCCGACCCAGGTCGCACAGCTGGAGAACATGATCACCACCGGATGCAAGGTGTTGGTCATTGCATCCATCGATGGATCGGCGTTGAGTGAAGTCCTGAAGCAGGCCAAGGCAAAAAACATTGCCGTCATCGCGTATGACCGCCTGATCATGAACACCGATGCAGTAACCTACTATGCCACCTTCGACAACTTCAAGGTTGGAACCATCCAGGGAACCTACATCCGGGATGCCCTGAAACTTGACAGCACCCCAGGCCCTTATTACATCGAGCTGTTCACCGGTTCTCCCGACGACAACAACATCAATTTCTTCTTTGGTGGTGCCATGTCGATTCTCGAGCCGTACATCAAGAGCGGCAAGTTGATCGTTCGCTCCGGCCAGACCACCAAGGCCCAGGTTGCAACCCTCAACTGGTCAACCGAAGAAGCCCAGAAGAGAATGGAAAACCTTATCACCGCCAACAACTACGGCCCGAAGGGCAACCGTCTCGATGCAGTCTACTCTTCCAATGACTCCATTGCAAACGGCCTGACCAACGCACTCGTTGCTGCCGGTTACACCAAGGACAACTTCCCGATCATCACCGGTCAGGACTGCGACAAGCCTTCTGTAAAGAACATGTTGATGGGTCTGCAGAGCATGTCCATTTTCAAGGACACCCGCACCTTGGCAAGCAAGGTCGTCGAAATGGTCAACTCCATCGTCAAGGGCGAGAAAGTTGACATCAACGACACCGAGACCTACAACAACGGCGTGAAGGTTGTTCCTTCCTACCTTTGCGATCCCGTCTTCGCTACCGTTGACAATTACAAGGCTCTGTTGATCGACAGCGGCTACTACACTGAAGCTGACTTGAAGATCTGA
- a CDS encoding sugar ABC transporter ATP-binding protein, which translates to METLLLEMKHITKTFPGVRALNDVNLQVRPGEIHAIVGENGAGKSTLMNILSGVYPASTFDGDILVHGKSCQFHSIKESEEQGIVIIHQELALVPYLTIAENMFLGNEQGRIFSIDWDKTYSRADELLALVGLEESSKTSIKDIGVGKQQLVEIAKALAKNVKVLILDEPTASLNDTEAKKLLDLLLQFKARGMTSILISHKLNEVSYIADRITVIRDGEVITTMDKTVESFDENKIIKAMVGRNISDRFPKRNAKIGQVSLEVEHWTAFHPLYEGKKVCEDINLKLHKGEVVGISGLMGAGRTEFAMSLFGKSYGRNITGTLRINGKEVQLNSIKNAIQNKLAYVTEDRKGNGLILSKSIMQNTTLAKLDAISKYQVIDPDLELKVSKEVNEKLHTKCSSVLEEVNNLSGGNQQKVLLSKWIFAEPDILLLDEPTRGIDVGAKYEIYCIINQLAEEGKSILFISSEMPEILGICDRIYVLSEGRIVGEMLGSEASQEKIMKCIVQNQKGDQLP; encoded by the coding sequence TTGGAAACCCTACTACTGGAAATGAAACACATCACCAAGACCTTCCCCGGGGTCAGGGCTCTCAACGATGTGAACCTTCAAGTTCGTCCGGGAGAAATCCATGCCATAGTTGGAGAGAACGGGGCAGGCAAATCCACCCTGATGAATATACTCAGTGGAGTCTATCCTGCTTCCACCTTCGATGGCGATATTCTTGTGCATGGAAAGAGTTGCCAGTTCCACTCCATCAAGGAGAGCGAGGAGCAGGGGATTGTCATCATCCACCAGGAGTTGGCGCTTGTACCCTATCTCACCATTGCCGAAAATATGTTTTTGGGTAATGAACAAGGCAGGATCTTTTCCATCGACTGGGACAAAACCTACAGCCGAGCCGACGAGCTGCTCGCACTCGTTGGTCTTGAGGAGTCCAGCAAGACTTCCATCAAGGACATCGGTGTCGGCAAGCAACAGCTTGTAGAAATCGCCAAGGCGTTGGCAAAGAATGTCAAGGTCTTGATTTTGGACGAGCCGACAGCCTCTCTGAACGATACGGAAGCCAAAAAGCTGCTTGACCTGCTGCTGCAGTTCAAAGCAAGGGGGATGACCAGCATCCTCATTTCGCACAAGCTCAACGAGGTCTCCTATATCGCCGATCGTATAACTGTCATTCGTGATGGTGAAGTCATCACGACCATGGACAAGACCGTTGAAAGCTTCGATGAGAACAAGATCATCAAAGCCATGGTCGGGCGGAATATCAGCGACCGATTTCCCAAACGTAATGCCAAAATCGGTCAGGTAAGTCTTGAAGTGGAACATTGGACCGCTTTTCACCCTTTGTATGAGGGGAAAAAGGTCTGTGAGGATATCAATCTCAAACTTCACAAGGGTGAAGTTGTCGGCATCAGCGGGCTTATGGGTGCAGGTCGTACAGAGTTTGCGATGAGCCTCTTCGGCAAGAGCTACGGACGCAACATCACTGGAACGCTCAGGATCAACGGCAAGGAAGTCCAGCTGAACTCCATCAAGAACGCAATCCAGAACAAGCTGGCATATGTCACCGAGGATCGCAAAGGCAATGGTTTGATTCTCTCCAAGTCCATCATGCAGAACACCACGCTCGCTAAACTGGATGCCATCAGCAAGTATCAGGTCATCGACCCTGATTTGGAACTGAAGGTGTCCAAGGAAGTGAACGAAAAATTGCATACCAAATGCTCGTCGGTGCTTGAGGAGGTGAACAACCTTTCGGGAGGAAACCAGCAGAAGGTATTGTTGAGCAAATGGATTTTCGCCGAACCCGATATACTGCTGCTCGATGAACCGACGAGAGGCATCGATGTCGGTGCCAAATATGAGATTTACTGCATCATCAACCAGCTCGCCGAGGAGGGAAAGTCAATCCTCTTCATCTCAAGCGAAATGCCTGAGATACTGGGAATCTGCGATCGCATCTACGTCCTCAGTGAAGGCAGGATAGTCGGCGAGATGCTTGGGTCCGAAGCAAGCCAAGAAAAAATCATGAAATGCATTGTACAGAATCAGAAAGGAGACCAACTGCCATGA